The Streptomyces kanamyceticus genome window below encodes:
- a CDS encoding methyltransferase produces the protein MTSSSRQHDGTPMDALISMCDLVTPMALRVAATLRLTDHMLSGATTADALAGATGSDSGALHRLVRHLAAVGVYREGEPGTFAPTDVGLLLADDHPVQQRHWLALDEPIGRADLAFTQLLEAVRTGRPTYEALYGRPFWDDLSAEPELGESFDRLMATEEEAVHAAPVAAYDWSGVRHVLDVGGAPGGFLQSVVRHAPHVRGTVLDLPGPADRTRGRLTAMDPNAPIDVVGADFFDELPVRADLVLLSMVLLNWQDDDARRILLRCREALEPGGRILLRERAEPQKDATVSTSDRYFSVLDMRMLVFLGGRVRTEEEWTALAASAGLAVTSLVTPISSPVVPFDFCLIEMSPV, from the coding sequence GTGACGAGTTCCAGCAGGCAGCACGACGGAACCCCCATGGACGCCCTGATCAGCATGTGCGACCTGGTGACCCCCATGGCGCTGCGGGTCGCGGCCACGCTGCGGCTGACCGACCACATGCTGTCCGGCGCCACCACGGCCGACGCCCTGGCCGGGGCCACGGGCAGCGACAGCGGCGCACTGCACCGCCTCGTCCGCCACCTCGCCGCCGTCGGGGTGTACCGGGAGGGCGAACCAGGCACGTTCGCCCCCACCGACGTCGGGCTGCTGCTCGCCGACGACCATCCCGTCCAGCAGCGGCACTGGCTGGCCCTCGACGAGCCGATCGGCCGCGCCGACCTCGCCTTCACACAGCTCCTGGAGGCAGTGCGGACGGGCCGCCCCACCTATGAGGCGCTGTACGGACGCCCGTTCTGGGACGACCTGTCGGCCGAGCCCGAACTCGGTGAGTCCTTCGACCGGCTGATGGCCACGGAGGAGGAGGCCGTCCACGCCGCGCCCGTCGCCGCGTACGACTGGAGTGGCGTGCGCCACGTCCTCGACGTCGGCGGCGCCCCCGGCGGCTTCCTGCAGTCGGTCGTCCGCCACGCACCCCACGTACGCGGCACCGTGCTCGACCTGCCGGGACCGGCCGACCGCACCCGCGGGCGGCTCACCGCGATGGACCCCAACGCGCCCATCGACGTCGTCGGCGCCGACTTCTTCGACGAACTGCCGGTCAGGGCCGACCTGGTGCTGCTCTCCATGGTCCTGCTGAACTGGCAGGACGACGATGCCCGGCGCATCCTGCTGCGGTGCAGAGAAGCCCTGGAGCCCGGCGGCCGCATCCTGCTGCGCGAACGTGCCGAACCCCAGAAGGACGCGACGGTCTCCACCTCCGACCGCTACTTCAGCGTGCTGGACATGCGCATGCTGGTGTTCCTCGGCGGCAGGGTGCGCACCGAGGAGGAGTGGACCGCGCTCGCCGCGTCCGCCGGTCTCGCCGTCACCTCGCTGGTGACGCCCATCAGCTCGCCCGTCGTCCCCTTCGACTTCTGCCTCATCGAAATGAGCCCCGTATGA